Proteins from a genomic interval of Spiroplasma endosymbiont of Lonchoptera lutea:
- a CDS encoding IS30 family transposase, whose amino-acid sequence MYKYLTIESIIAIKEYKSYGFSIRKIAKAIDYSKSTVHRVCKLLNQNLLPLEILNQVQKNKQNAGRKLIILTLTEINTINHLLITKNYALDIIADFLKKNKIKNISTKTLYNMFKTNRMGFDEKNLLRKGKNKPHKQKETRGRINNCKSIHERNLIIPNIKNIQEFGHLEGDTIVGKDHKSSIITLADLWSKTTIPLKTKNHKAESITQSIIKFISKLIPGTIKTITFDRGKEFSKWKLIEKNCNVKIYFADAGKPCQRGLNENNNGILRRYLPKSTDLSSYKQKDLNSIAFQINSTPRKSLSYKRPIDLIQLF is encoded by the coding sequence ATGTATAAGTATCTGACTATTGAATCAATAATAGCAATAAAAGAATATAAAAGTTATGGATTTTCTATTCGTAAAATAGCAAAAGCAATTGATTATAGTAAATCAACTGTACACAGAGTTTGTAAATTATTAAATCAAAACTTATTACCATTAGAAATATTGAATCAAGTTCAAAAAAATAAACAAAATGCAGGTAGAAAATTAATAATTTTAACTTTAACAGAAATTAATACTATCAATCATTTGTTAATTACTAAAAATTATGCTCTTGATATAATTGCTGATTTTTTAAAGAAAAATAAAATAAAAAATATTTCAACAAAAACTTTATATAACATGTTTAAAACAAATCGAATGGGTTTTGATGAAAAAAATTTATTGAGAAAAGGCAAAAATAAACCTCATAAACAAAAAGAAACTAGGGGCAGAATTAATAATTGTAAATCTATTCATGAAAGAAATTTAATCATTCCAAATATTAAAAATATACAAGAATTTGGCCATTTAGAGGGAGATACTATCGTTGGTAAAGATCATAAAAGTTCTATTATTACTTTAGCTGATCTATGATCAAAAACCACAATTCCTTTGAAAACTAAAAATCATAAAGCAGAAAGTATTACACAAAGTATAATAAAATTTATTTCAAAATTAATACCAGGAACAATTAAAACTATTACTTTTGATCGTGGTAAAGAATTTAGTAAATGAAAATTAATTGAAAAAAATTGTAATGTTAAAATTTATTTTGCAGATGCCGGAAAACCTTGTCAAAGAGGTTTAAATGAGAACAATAATGGTATTTTAAGAAGATATTTACCAAAATCTACTGATTTATCTTCATATAAACAAAAAGACTTAAATTCTATAGCATTTCAAATTAATTCTACACCCAGAAAATCATTATCTTATAAAAGACCAATAGATTTAATACAATTATTTTAA